A stretch of Lactuca sativa cultivar Salinas chromosome 6, Lsat_Salinas_v11, whole genome shotgun sequence DNA encodes these proteins:
- the LOC111905325 gene encoding general negative regulator of transcription subunit 3 isoform X2, protein MGASRKLQGEIDRVLKKVQEGVDIFDSIWNKVYDTDNANQKEKFEADLKKEIKKLQRHRDQIKTWIQFTEIKDKKALMDARKLIEKEMERFKICEKETKTKAFSKEGLGQQPKTDPKEKAKSETRDWLNNTVSELESQIDSFEAEMEGLSVKKGKARPPRLTHLESSINRHKAHIMKLELILRLLDNDELSPEQVNDVKDFLDDYVERNQEAFDDFDDVDMLYNTLPLDKVESLEDLVTICPPGIVKGVGATAAVSSIKSTLSTSAQSSATITSPIQQGDSVQEQVDEVAPPQDTISELGPQTPSPKIIPISPAPPTSERPPATPVAIAGPNPVKGILDNTTLSVPSTPINTSTKEEELSTFPTRKPSSSLRSGVTNLPSLTIPVTSRISVSSSGSLTTPLSEASMSGMMQSLVSPLSSRILLPQVGKTSESVDGGESGEGGGVTGRVFSSPSGVPGIQWRPGIGNPFQSQHEGFCGRAEIAPDQREKFLQRFQQVQQQQQQQAPKQFTPLQFNSQTSGAPLSLPPQIVGPTAMSALQPSLTHSQSGQHILMSTDVGHVKAEELQNDDSAPDSAPVRETDSKVSMSFPSDTVAEPAQAARDIELSPGQPLQSTALALGVIGRRSVSEVGAIGDTLSGGGTFLPLDAPHDQQSTFQLLDSGFYKLPQPKDSERAKSYTPRHPAATPQFYPQVQAPIVNNPAFWERLGSDNIGTDTLFFAFYYQQKSYQQYLAAKELKKQSWRYHKKYNTWFQRHEEPKIATDDYEQGTYVYFDFHMATDTDHHLLQHGWCQRIKTEFKFEYNFLEDELV, encoded by the exons ATGGGAGCGAGTAGAAAGCTTCAAGGCGAGATCGATCGGGTTTTGAAGAAAGTCCAGGAAGGAGTCGATATTTTCGACAGTATTTGGAACAAG GTTTACGATACTGACAATGCCAATCAGAAGGAGAAATTTGAAGCCGATTTGAAGAAGGAGATCAAGAAACTTCAGAGGCACAGAGACCAGATTAAGACATGGATACAGTTCACCGAGATCAAGGATAAAAAG GCTCTAATGGATGCTCGGAAGCTTATTGAAAAAGAAATGGAACGGTTTAAGATATGTGAAAAGGAAACAAAGACAAAAGCATTCTCCAAGGAAGGCCTTGGACAGCAGCCTAAAACA GATCCAAAGGAGAAAGCAAAGTCAGAGACTAGAGATTGGTTGAACAATACA GTGTCTGAGCTTGAATCTCAAATTGATAGTTTTGAAGCTGAGATGGAGGGGTTATCTGTTAAAAAAGGGAAAGCAAGGCCACCAAGATTG ACTCATTTGGAATCATCAATCAATCGACACAAAGCTCATATAATGAAGTTAGAGTTGATTTTAAGATTGCTGGATAATGATGAGTTGAGCCCTGAACAAGTCAATGATGTTAAAGATTTCTTGGATGATTATGTGGAACGAAATCag GAAGCTTTTGATGACTTTGATGATGTGGACATGTTATACAACACCTTACCTTTGGACAAGGTAGAGTCACTTGAAGATCTAGTCACCATTTGTCCACCTGGCATTGTTAAGGGTGTTGGTGCTACAGCTGCTGTTTCAAGCATAAAATCAACCTTATCCACTTCAGCTCAGTCATCG GCTACAATTACATCTCCTATTCAACAGGGGGATTCAGTACAGGAGCAGGTTGATGAGGTGGCGCCTCCCCAAGACACTATCTCAGAGTTAGGGCCACAAACTCCATCTCCAAAAATTATTCCAATTTCGCCCGCCCCTCCAACATCAGAAAGACCCCCTGCTACCCCTGTTGCCATTGCAGGTCCAAATCCTgtcaagggtattttggacaatacAACCTTATCTGTTCCTTCAACACCAATAAACACTTCCACTAAGGAAGAAGAGCTTTCCACCTTTCCCACTCGTAAACCATCATCATCCCTTAGAAGTGGTGTGACCAATTTACCCTCCCTCACCATCCCAGTCACCTCCAGAATCAGTGTTTCCAGCAGTGGATCTTTAACAACTCCATTGTCAGAAGCATCCATGAGTGGAATGATGCAATCATTGGTTTCTCCTTTAAGTAGTAGAATACTATTACCACAAGTTGGGAAAACCAGTGAAAGTGTTGATGGTGGGGAGAGTGGTGAGGGTGGTGGTGTGACAGGGAGGGTGTTTTCATCACCTTCTGGAGTTCCTGGAATACAATGGCGACCTGGAATTGGAAATCCATTCCAAAGTCAACATGAAGGG TTTTGTGGAAGAGCAGAAATTGCACCAGACCAAAGGGAGAAGTTTTTACAAAGATTCCAACAAgtgcagcagcagcagcaacaacaagCTCCAAAGCAATTTACACCATTGCAGTTCAACTCTCAAACATCAGGGGCACCGCTATCACTACCTCCTCAAATTGTGGGACCCACTGCCATGTCAGCACTACAACCAAGTTTGACCCATTCACAGTCCGGTCAACACATACTCATGTCAACCG ATGTTGGCCATGTGAAAGCTGAAGAGCTGCAAAATGACGATTCTGCCCCTGATTCTGCTCCTGTCCGTGAAACCGATTCAAAGGTGTCAATGTCATTTCCATCAGATACGGTGGCCGAGCCTGCCCAAGCTGCCCGAGATATCGAACTCTCTCCCGGGCAGCCTTTACAGTCGACTGCCCTTGCCCTTGGGGTTATTGGTAGAAGAAGTGTTTCTGAGGTTGGTGCAATTGGAGATACCCTCAGTGGTGGTGGGACATTTTTGCCCTTGGATGCCCCTCATGATCAGCAATCCACCTTTCAGTTGCTTGATTCTGGCTTTTATAAACTCCCACAACCCAAAGATTCTGAACGTGCTAAAAGCTACACTCCT aGGCATCCAGCTGCGACCCCACAATTCTACCCTCAAGTGCAGGCTCCAATTGTTAATAATCCAGCCTTTTGGGAAAGACTTGGATCTGATAACATTGGAACCGATACTCTGTTTTTTGCATTTTATTATCAACAG AAGAGTTACCAGCAATATTTAGCTGCAAAAGAGCTGAAAAAGCAATCATGGAGATACCATAAAAAGTACAACACATGGTTTCAAAGGCATGAGGAGCCAAAAATTGCTACTGATGACTATGAACAAGGGACGTATGTGTACTTCGATTTTCATATGGCCACTGATACAGATCATCACCTCCTGCAACATGGATG GTGTCAAAGAATCAAGACCGAATTCAAATTTGAGTATAATTTTCTTGAAGATGAACTCGTGTAA
- the LOC111905325 gene encoding general negative regulator of transcription subunit 3 isoform X1 gives MGASRKLQGEIDRVLKKVQEGVDIFDSIWNKVYDTDNANQKEKFEADLKKEIKKLQRHRDQIKTWIQFTEIKDKKALMDARKLIEKEMERFKICEKETKTKAFSKEGLGQQPKTDPKEKAKSETRDWLNNTVSELESQIDSFEAEMEGLSVKKGKARPPRLTHLESSINRHKAHIMKLELILRLLDNDELSPEQVNDVKDFLDDYVERNQEAFDDFDDVDMLYNTLPLDKVESLEDLVTICPPGIVKGVGATAAVSSIKSTLSTSAQSSATITSPIQQGDSVQEQVDEVAPPQDTISELGPQTPSPKIIPISPAPPTSERPPATPVAIAGPNPVKGILDNTTLSVPSTPINTSTKEEELSTFPTRKPSSSLRSGVTNLPSLTIPVTSRISVSSSGSLTTPLSEASMSGMMQSLVSPLSSRILLPQVGKTSESVDGGESGEGGGVTGRVFSSPSGVPGIQWRPGIGNPFQSQHEGFCGRAEIAPDQREKFLQRFQQVQQQQQQQAPKQFTPLQFNSQTSGAPLSLPPQIVGPTAMSALQPSLTHSQSGQHILMSTVDVGHVKAEELQNDDSAPDSAPVRETDSKVSMSFPSDTVAEPAQAARDIELSPGQPLQSTALALGVIGRRSVSEVGAIGDTLSGGGTFLPLDAPHDQQSTFQLLDSGFYKLPQPKDSERAKSYTPRHPAATPQFYPQVQAPIVNNPAFWERLGSDNIGTDTLFFAFYYQQKSYQQYLAAKELKKQSWRYHKKYNTWFQRHEEPKIATDDYEQGTYVYFDFHMATDTDHHLLQHGWCQRIKTEFKFEYNFLEDELV, from the exons ATGGGAGCGAGTAGAAAGCTTCAAGGCGAGATCGATCGGGTTTTGAAGAAAGTCCAGGAAGGAGTCGATATTTTCGACAGTATTTGGAACAAG GTTTACGATACTGACAATGCCAATCAGAAGGAGAAATTTGAAGCCGATTTGAAGAAGGAGATCAAGAAACTTCAGAGGCACAGAGACCAGATTAAGACATGGATACAGTTCACCGAGATCAAGGATAAAAAG GCTCTAATGGATGCTCGGAAGCTTATTGAAAAAGAAATGGAACGGTTTAAGATATGTGAAAAGGAAACAAAGACAAAAGCATTCTCCAAGGAAGGCCTTGGACAGCAGCCTAAAACA GATCCAAAGGAGAAAGCAAAGTCAGAGACTAGAGATTGGTTGAACAATACA GTGTCTGAGCTTGAATCTCAAATTGATAGTTTTGAAGCTGAGATGGAGGGGTTATCTGTTAAAAAAGGGAAAGCAAGGCCACCAAGATTG ACTCATTTGGAATCATCAATCAATCGACACAAAGCTCATATAATGAAGTTAGAGTTGATTTTAAGATTGCTGGATAATGATGAGTTGAGCCCTGAACAAGTCAATGATGTTAAAGATTTCTTGGATGATTATGTGGAACGAAATCag GAAGCTTTTGATGACTTTGATGATGTGGACATGTTATACAACACCTTACCTTTGGACAAGGTAGAGTCACTTGAAGATCTAGTCACCATTTGTCCACCTGGCATTGTTAAGGGTGTTGGTGCTACAGCTGCTGTTTCAAGCATAAAATCAACCTTATCCACTTCAGCTCAGTCATCG GCTACAATTACATCTCCTATTCAACAGGGGGATTCAGTACAGGAGCAGGTTGATGAGGTGGCGCCTCCCCAAGACACTATCTCAGAGTTAGGGCCACAAACTCCATCTCCAAAAATTATTCCAATTTCGCCCGCCCCTCCAACATCAGAAAGACCCCCTGCTACCCCTGTTGCCATTGCAGGTCCAAATCCTgtcaagggtattttggacaatacAACCTTATCTGTTCCTTCAACACCAATAAACACTTCCACTAAGGAAGAAGAGCTTTCCACCTTTCCCACTCGTAAACCATCATCATCCCTTAGAAGTGGTGTGACCAATTTACCCTCCCTCACCATCCCAGTCACCTCCAGAATCAGTGTTTCCAGCAGTGGATCTTTAACAACTCCATTGTCAGAAGCATCCATGAGTGGAATGATGCAATCATTGGTTTCTCCTTTAAGTAGTAGAATACTATTACCACAAGTTGGGAAAACCAGTGAAAGTGTTGATGGTGGGGAGAGTGGTGAGGGTGGTGGTGTGACAGGGAGGGTGTTTTCATCACCTTCTGGAGTTCCTGGAATACAATGGCGACCTGGAATTGGAAATCCATTCCAAAGTCAACATGAAGGG TTTTGTGGAAGAGCAGAAATTGCACCAGACCAAAGGGAGAAGTTTTTACAAAGATTCCAACAAgtgcagcagcagcagcaacaacaagCTCCAAAGCAATTTACACCATTGCAGTTCAACTCTCAAACATCAGGGGCACCGCTATCACTACCTCCTCAAATTGTGGGACCCACTGCCATGTCAGCACTACAACCAAGTTTGACCCATTCACAGTCCGGTCAACACATACTCATGTCAACCG TAGATGTTGGCCATGTGAAAGCTGAAGAGCTGCAAAATGACGATTCTGCCCCTGATTCTGCTCCTGTCCGTGAAACCGATTCAAAGGTGTCAATGTCATTTCCATCAGATACGGTGGCCGAGCCTGCCCAAGCTGCCCGAGATATCGAACTCTCTCCCGGGCAGCCTTTACAGTCGACTGCCCTTGCCCTTGGGGTTATTGGTAGAAGAAGTGTTTCTGAGGTTGGTGCAATTGGAGATACCCTCAGTGGTGGTGGGACATTTTTGCCCTTGGATGCCCCTCATGATCAGCAATCCACCTTTCAGTTGCTTGATTCTGGCTTTTATAAACTCCCACAACCCAAAGATTCTGAACGTGCTAAAAGCTACACTCCT aGGCATCCAGCTGCGACCCCACAATTCTACCCTCAAGTGCAGGCTCCAATTGTTAATAATCCAGCCTTTTGGGAAAGACTTGGATCTGATAACATTGGAACCGATACTCTGTTTTTTGCATTTTATTATCAACAG AAGAGTTACCAGCAATATTTAGCTGCAAAAGAGCTGAAAAAGCAATCATGGAGATACCATAAAAAGTACAACACATGGTTTCAAAGGCATGAGGAGCCAAAAATTGCTACTGATGACTATGAACAAGGGACGTATGTGTACTTCGATTTTCATATGGCCACTGATACAGATCATCACCTCCTGCAACATGGATG GTGTCAAAGAATCAAGACCGAATTCAAATTTGAGTATAATTTTCTTGAAGATGAACTCGTGTAA
- the LOC111905325 gene encoding general negative regulator of transcription subunit 3 isoform X3, whose product MGASRKLQGEIDRVLKKVQEGVDIFDSIWNKVYDTDNANQKEKFEADLKKEIKKLQRHRDQIKTWIQFTEIKDKKALMDARKLIEKEMERFKICEKETKTKAFSKEGLGQQPKTDPKEKAKSETRDWLNNTVSELESQIDSFEAEMEGLSVKKGKARPPRLTHLESSINRHKAHIMKLELILRLLDNDELSPEQVNDVKDFLDDYVERNQEAFDDFDDVDMLYNTLPLDKVESLEDLVTICPPGIVKGVGATAAVSSIKSTLSTSAQSSGDSVQEQVDEVAPPQDTISELGPQTPSPKIIPISPAPPTSERPPATPVAIAGPNPVKGILDNTTLSVPSTPINTSTKEEELSTFPTRKPSSSLRSGVTNLPSLTIPVTSRISVSSSGSLTTPLSEASMSGMMQSLVSPLSSRILLPQVGKTSESVDGGESGEGGGVTGRVFSSPSGVPGIQWRPGIGNPFQSQHEGFCGRAEIAPDQREKFLQRFQQVQQQQQQQAPKQFTPLQFNSQTSGAPLSLPPQIVGPTAMSALQPSLTHSQSGQHILMSTVDVGHVKAEELQNDDSAPDSAPVRETDSKVSMSFPSDTVAEPAQAARDIELSPGQPLQSTALALGVIGRRSVSEVGAIGDTLSGGGTFLPLDAPHDQQSTFQLLDSGFYKLPQPKDSERAKSYTPRHPAATPQFYPQVQAPIVNNPAFWERLGSDNIGTDTLFFAFYYQQKSYQQYLAAKELKKQSWRYHKKYNTWFQRHEEPKIATDDYEQGTYVYFDFHMATDTDHHLLQHGWCQRIKTEFKFEYNFLEDELV is encoded by the exons ATGGGAGCGAGTAGAAAGCTTCAAGGCGAGATCGATCGGGTTTTGAAGAAAGTCCAGGAAGGAGTCGATATTTTCGACAGTATTTGGAACAAG GTTTACGATACTGACAATGCCAATCAGAAGGAGAAATTTGAAGCCGATTTGAAGAAGGAGATCAAGAAACTTCAGAGGCACAGAGACCAGATTAAGACATGGATACAGTTCACCGAGATCAAGGATAAAAAG GCTCTAATGGATGCTCGGAAGCTTATTGAAAAAGAAATGGAACGGTTTAAGATATGTGAAAAGGAAACAAAGACAAAAGCATTCTCCAAGGAAGGCCTTGGACAGCAGCCTAAAACA GATCCAAAGGAGAAAGCAAAGTCAGAGACTAGAGATTGGTTGAACAATACA GTGTCTGAGCTTGAATCTCAAATTGATAGTTTTGAAGCTGAGATGGAGGGGTTATCTGTTAAAAAAGGGAAAGCAAGGCCACCAAGATTG ACTCATTTGGAATCATCAATCAATCGACACAAAGCTCATATAATGAAGTTAGAGTTGATTTTAAGATTGCTGGATAATGATGAGTTGAGCCCTGAACAAGTCAATGATGTTAAAGATTTCTTGGATGATTATGTGGAACGAAATCag GAAGCTTTTGATGACTTTGATGATGTGGACATGTTATACAACACCTTACCTTTGGACAAGGTAGAGTCACTTGAAGATCTAGTCACCATTTGTCCACCTGGCATTGTTAAGGGTGTTGGTGCTACAGCTGCTGTTTCAAGCATAAAATCAACCTTATCCACTTCAGCTCAGTCATCG GGGGATTCAGTACAGGAGCAGGTTGATGAGGTGGCGCCTCCCCAAGACACTATCTCAGAGTTAGGGCCACAAACTCCATCTCCAAAAATTATTCCAATTTCGCCCGCCCCTCCAACATCAGAAAGACCCCCTGCTACCCCTGTTGCCATTGCAGGTCCAAATCCTgtcaagggtattttggacaatacAACCTTATCTGTTCCTTCAACACCAATAAACACTTCCACTAAGGAAGAAGAGCTTTCCACCTTTCCCACTCGTAAACCATCATCATCCCTTAGAAGTGGTGTGACCAATTTACCCTCCCTCACCATCCCAGTCACCTCCAGAATCAGTGTTTCCAGCAGTGGATCTTTAACAACTCCATTGTCAGAAGCATCCATGAGTGGAATGATGCAATCATTGGTTTCTCCTTTAAGTAGTAGAATACTATTACCACAAGTTGGGAAAACCAGTGAAAGTGTTGATGGTGGGGAGAGTGGTGAGGGTGGTGGTGTGACAGGGAGGGTGTTTTCATCACCTTCTGGAGTTCCTGGAATACAATGGCGACCTGGAATTGGAAATCCATTCCAAAGTCAACATGAAGGG TTTTGTGGAAGAGCAGAAATTGCACCAGACCAAAGGGAGAAGTTTTTACAAAGATTCCAACAAgtgcagcagcagcagcaacaacaagCTCCAAAGCAATTTACACCATTGCAGTTCAACTCTCAAACATCAGGGGCACCGCTATCACTACCTCCTCAAATTGTGGGACCCACTGCCATGTCAGCACTACAACCAAGTTTGACCCATTCACAGTCCGGTCAACACATACTCATGTCAACCG TAGATGTTGGCCATGTGAAAGCTGAAGAGCTGCAAAATGACGATTCTGCCCCTGATTCTGCTCCTGTCCGTGAAACCGATTCAAAGGTGTCAATGTCATTTCCATCAGATACGGTGGCCGAGCCTGCCCAAGCTGCCCGAGATATCGAACTCTCTCCCGGGCAGCCTTTACAGTCGACTGCCCTTGCCCTTGGGGTTATTGGTAGAAGAAGTGTTTCTGAGGTTGGTGCAATTGGAGATACCCTCAGTGGTGGTGGGACATTTTTGCCCTTGGATGCCCCTCATGATCAGCAATCCACCTTTCAGTTGCTTGATTCTGGCTTTTATAAACTCCCACAACCCAAAGATTCTGAACGTGCTAAAAGCTACACTCCT aGGCATCCAGCTGCGACCCCACAATTCTACCCTCAAGTGCAGGCTCCAATTGTTAATAATCCAGCCTTTTGGGAAAGACTTGGATCTGATAACATTGGAACCGATACTCTGTTTTTTGCATTTTATTATCAACAG AAGAGTTACCAGCAATATTTAGCTGCAAAAGAGCTGAAAAAGCAATCATGGAGATACCATAAAAAGTACAACACATGGTTTCAAAGGCATGAGGAGCCAAAAATTGCTACTGATGACTATGAACAAGGGACGTATGTGTACTTCGATTTTCATATGGCCACTGATACAGATCATCACCTCCTGCAACATGGATG GTGTCAAAGAATCAAGACCGAATTCAAATTTGAGTATAATTTTCTTGAAGATGAACTCGTGTAA
- the LOC111905325 gene encoding uncharacterized protein LOC111905325 isoform X4 → MDARKLIEKEMERFKICEKETKTKAFSKEGLGQQPKTDPKEKAKSETRDWLNNTVSELESQIDSFEAEMEGLSVKKGKARPPRLTHLESSINRHKAHIMKLELILRLLDNDELSPEQVNDVKDFLDDYVERNQEAFDDFDDVDMLYNTLPLDKVESLEDLVTICPPGIVKGVGATAAVSSIKSTLSTSAQSSATITSPIQQGDSVQEQVDEVAPPQDTISELGPQTPSPKIIPISPAPPTSERPPATPVAIAGPNPVKGILDNTTLSVPSTPINTSTKEEELSTFPTRKPSSSLRSGVTNLPSLTIPVTSRISVSSSGSLTTPLSEASMSGMMQSLVSPLSSRILLPQVGKTSESVDGGESGEGGGVTGRVFSSPSGVPGIQWRPGIGNPFQSQHEGFCGRAEIAPDQREKFLQRFQQVQQQQQQQAPKQFTPLQFNSQTSGAPLSLPPQIVGPTAMSALQPSLTHSQSGQHILMSTVDVGHVKAEELQNDDSAPDSAPVRETDSKVSMSFPSDTVAEPAQAARDIELSPGQPLQSTALALGVIGRRSVSEVGAIGDTLSGGGTFLPLDAPHDQQSTFQLLDSGFYKLPQPKDSERAKSYTPRHPAATPQFYPQVQAPIVNNPAFWERLGSDNIGTDTLFFAFYYQQKSYQQYLAAKELKKQSWRYHKKYNTWFQRHEEPKIATDDYEQGTYVYFDFHMATDTDHHLLQHGWCQRIKTEFKFEYNFLEDELV, encoded by the exons ATGGATGCTCGGAAGCTTATTGAAAAAGAAATGGAACGGTTTAAGATATGTGAAAAGGAAACAAAGACAAAAGCATTCTCCAAGGAAGGCCTTGGACAGCAGCCTAAAACA GATCCAAAGGAGAAAGCAAAGTCAGAGACTAGAGATTGGTTGAACAATACA GTGTCTGAGCTTGAATCTCAAATTGATAGTTTTGAAGCTGAGATGGAGGGGTTATCTGTTAAAAAAGGGAAAGCAAGGCCACCAAGATTG ACTCATTTGGAATCATCAATCAATCGACACAAAGCTCATATAATGAAGTTAGAGTTGATTTTAAGATTGCTGGATAATGATGAGTTGAGCCCTGAACAAGTCAATGATGTTAAAGATTTCTTGGATGATTATGTGGAACGAAATCag GAAGCTTTTGATGACTTTGATGATGTGGACATGTTATACAACACCTTACCTTTGGACAAGGTAGAGTCACTTGAAGATCTAGTCACCATTTGTCCACCTGGCATTGTTAAGGGTGTTGGTGCTACAGCTGCTGTTTCAAGCATAAAATCAACCTTATCCACTTCAGCTCAGTCATCG GCTACAATTACATCTCCTATTCAACAGGGGGATTCAGTACAGGAGCAGGTTGATGAGGTGGCGCCTCCCCAAGACACTATCTCAGAGTTAGGGCCACAAACTCCATCTCCAAAAATTATTCCAATTTCGCCCGCCCCTCCAACATCAGAAAGACCCCCTGCTACCCCTGTTGCCATTGCAGGTCCAAATCCTgtcaagggtattttggacaatacAACCTTATCTGTTCCTTCAACACCAATAAACACTTCCACTAAGGAAGAAGAGCTTTCCACCTTTCCCACTCGTAAACCATCATCATCCCTTAGAAGTGGTGTGACCAATTTACCCTCCCTCACCATCCCAGTCACCTCCAGAATCAGTGTTTCCAGCAGTGGATCTTTAACAACTCCATTGTCAGAAGCATCCATGAGTGGAATGATGCAATCATTGGTTTCTCCTTTAAGTAGTAGAATACTATTACCACAAGTTGGGAAAACCAGTGAAAGTGTTGATGGTGGGGAGAGTGGTGAGGGTGGTGGTGTGACAGGGAGGGTGTTTTCATCACCTTCTGGAGTTCCTGGAATACAATGGCGACCTGGAATTGGAAATCCATTCCAAAGTCAACATGAAGGG TTTTGTGGAAGAGCAGAAATTGCACCAGACCAAAGGGAGAAGTTTTTACAAAGATTCCAACAAgtgcagcagcagcagcaacaacaagCTCCAAAGCAATTTACACCATTGCAGTTCAACTCTCAAACATCAGGGGCACCGCTATCACTACCTCCTCAAATTGTGGGACCCACTGCCATGTCAGCACTACAACCAAGTTTGACCCATTCACAGTCCGGTCAACACATACTCATGTCAACCG TAGATGTTGGCCATGTGAAAGCTGAAGAGCTGCAAAATGACGATTCTGCCCCTGATTCTGCTCCTGTCCGTGAAACCGATTCAAAGGTGTCAATGTCATTTCCATCAGATACGGTGGCCGAGCCTGCCCAAGCTGCCCGAGATATCGAACTCTCTCCCGGGCAGCCTTTACAGTCGACTGCCCTTGCCCTTGGGGTTATTGGTAGAAGAAGTGTTTCTGAGGTTGGTGCAATTGGAGATACCCTCAGTGGTGGTGGGACATTTTTGCCCTTGGATGCCCCTCATGATCAGCAATCCACCTTTCAGTTGCTTGATTCTGGCTTTTATAAACTCCCACAACCCAAAGATTCTGAACGTGCTAAAAGCTACACTCCT aGGCATCCAGCTGCGACCCCACAATTCTACCCTCAAGTGCAGGCTCCAATTGTTAATAATCCAGCCTTTTGGGAAAGACTTGGATCTGATAACATTGGAACCGATACTCTGTTTTTTGCATTTTATTATCAACAG AAGAGTTACCAGCAATATTTAGCTGCAAAAGAGCTGAAAAAGCAATCATGGAGATACCATAAAAAGTACAACACATGGTTTCAAAGGCATGAGGAGCCAAAAATTGCTACTGATGACTATGAACAAGGGACGTATGTGTACTTCGATTTTCATATGGCCACTGATACAGATCATCACCTCCTGCAACATGGATG GTGTCAAAGAATCAAGACCGAATTCAAATTTGAGTATAATTTTCTTGAAGATGAACTCGTGTAA